In Klebsiella aerogenes, the DNA window TCGCCGGCTGGTCGGGTACGCTTGCCGCCGGTACCACGCTGGCGTCACAAATCAACAGCGGACGTATTACGGTGGGCTGGCATAACGGTTCCGTCATGCTGCCGGCAGAGATTGCGGCGGCATATGGCGCACGTATTGCCAGTGAAGAAGACCCGGCCCGACCGCTGAACACCCTGACGCTCGCGCTGGATGTGACGGACCTCGCCAGCCGCCCGGGACGAACCGAGCAGGAAAACGCACTGCATAACGGCCTGACTCCGTTTGAAGTGGGTTCCGGTGAGACGGTGCAGATCGTCCGCGCCATCACGACCTATACCCGCAATGCCAGCGGCGTCGATGACGTGTCTCTGCTGGACCTGACGACCATCCGAACCCTGGATTACGTGCGTAAAGCCTGCCGTGAGCGCATTGCGTTGCGCTTCCCGCGTGAAAAGCTCTCTACGCGTACGCCGCCACTGGTCCGCAGCGAGCTCTATGACGTGCTGCTGAAGCTGGAAGAGCTCGAAATCATTGAGGAAGTTGACGCCAATAAGGATGCGCTGATTGTCGAACGCGACAGCCAGGATGTTAACCGCCTGAATGCCCGTATTCCGTCGGATGTGGTGAACGGTCTCCACGTCTTCGCCGGTCGTATCGATTTGCTTCTGTAAGGAGAGCATGTAAATGGCACTTGAAGAATACGTCGGCTCAATCGTCCTGTACGTGGACGGCCAGGAGATTGAGGTTACCGATATTCGTCCTCAGACGAACACCGGCCGCAAGCTGGTGAAGACCATGAACCGCACCGGCCGCGCTAAAGGTTACGCAAAAGGTATCGCCGAGCACCAGCTGCAGATCACCGTTGTGATGCCGAAAAACGTCGCGCAGCCGGACTGGGATGAAATGGTGGGCGCAAAACTGACCACCATGGATATGGACGGTAACCCGCTGTATAGCTACCTGGACTGCTTCTCCACCCAGACCGGCGAACAGTACACCGTGGATAACGAAGCCCGCCGCGATATCACGATCCAGTCACTGCGTAAGGTACAAGGCTAATGAAAGCATCAGGACAATTACTCTACGGCGTGCCTCACGGTGACGTCATCCTCTACGACTACACCGTGACGGTTCCGGTAATACGGCATACCGTCAATGCCCTGGCGGCGACAAACGAAGCCTTTGGCGAAACGGAATCGCCTGCAGCCTCGATGTACTACCGCGTGGCGGTCATGGCTGAAGTCATCGAGTCTCTGGGCGACCTGAAAAAGGAAGACATCACGGCAGAGCTGTTACTGGATGGCCTGACCGATGACGACATGGACCTCCTAGATGCAGAGCTGGCCGGGCTTAAAAAAAAGCGGATGCGCGTACCGCCGGTCTCTCAGGGCTCCGACGAGCCACCCTCATCCTCGGACGATTTGGCATCAGCGCAGACCGCATCGAAGGAATGACAGTCAGCGAGCTGACCAACTGGCTTGACGATCTCGACGGGTTGCACGGCAGGAAGCCGGCTTCCCGTACTCCTCATGTAAAATCCCGCAGGAAAAAGAAGGGGAAAAGGTAAATGCGTGCTCTACAGCTTGCCATGACCCTGATGGCAAAAGACCAGGGGTCTAAGGTACTGCGCCAGACTCTGGCCGACGTCTTAAAGCAGACCAATGCCAATAAGAAAGCCGAGGAAGAAGCCGCCCGCGTCCGTGAACAGTCGGCACAGAGCGGCATCCGCGCATCCCGAACCCTGCAGCAGGAGTATCAGCGGGCAGCGAATGCCCGTTCTGTGCTGGGGATCCGTTCTGAACGCGACATCCAGCGCGAGATAGCGCAGACGCAGGCCGCCTATAATCGTCTGCTCCGAACCGGCACCCTCACCGCTAATGAACAGACCCGCGCGTTTCGTGCGATGACGAACCAGGTCGCGCAGCTGCGCACCGAGCTCAATGGTGCCGGTCAGTCAATGTCACGCATGGAACGCGCCCGTATGTGGGGTGGTAATGTCACAGCGTTCGCCGGCGGTATCGCAGCCGCGGGGGCTATTGTCGCCCCCTCAGTGCGTAACCAGATGACGTATCAGCAACGTCTGGCCATGATGGCCAACACTGCGTTTGCAGATGATAACCTTGCCGGCCGTCAGGCAGGCATGCAGTCGATGGATAAGTTGATCCGCCGTGCCGTTTCTGTTGGTGGTGGTAGTAAGGAGACGGCTGCTGATACGCTTGATACGCTCCTGGCCTCCGGGGCTGTTGATTACGGTTCAGCAGAACGTCTACTCCCCACACTGCAAAAATATTCAACGGCAACAGGTGCTGATTCTAAAGACCTCGCCATGATAGCGATTCGTCTGAAGCAAACTTTCGGCCTCAATGATGGTGATATACCTAAAGCTCTCAACATGGCGATAAGTGCTGGCCAGGCTGGCTCATTCGAGCTTGCCGATATGGCGAAGTTCTTACCGGCTCAGCTTGCGAATGCGAGTAATGCCGGCATGAGAGGCCTGGACGATTTCGCTTCCCTCCTGGGTTTTAATCAGGCAGCTGCTATTACTGCAGGTTCCAGTGATCAGGCGGGTACGAACGTAACTCAATTGTTGGCAAAAATAACGAGCCAGGATGCAGCAAATGCTGCTGCCCGTATCGTTTATAACGGTAAAGGTATTGATCTTCCGGGCTCCATTGTTGCCGCCCAGGGTAAGGGATTGAATGCTCTTGATGCATTTAGTGGGATAGTAGACAAGATCGTCGCGAGTAATCCTGCATATCAGAAACTTGAGAAACAACTAGCGGGTACGACTGACGGGTCTACCCGCCAACAAATAATGGCATCTCAGGCAAAAGTACTGGAAGGCTCTTCTGTTGGGCGAATTATCGCAGATCAGCAAGCACTGATGGCCCTGGTTGCCTACAGAGCGAATCGCAAATATGCCTACGATGTCCGAGATAGCGCCAACCTTCAGCGGGATTTGCCTGAAGGGCAGACAGCTGGTGAGCAGAACTTTGAGTTAATCAAAGGGACAAACCTTTTCAAGGTCAACCAGCTCAACAATACCCGGGATTTTGCGCAGATGGACTCTATCCAGCCGCTGTCAGATGTGCTGGGTAAGCTCTCTGGCGAACTCAACGATTACGCTGGCGCGTATCCGGGCCTGACAAAAGCACTAGCTGGCGCTGAAACCGCAATCAAAGCAATGACGGCCGCAGCATGGGCGTTCGCCGGCATCAAGTTTCTTTCCTCTGCAGGTGCGGCAGCAACAGCCGGCGGTACTGCAGCGGCAGGTGCTGGAGCAGCCAGCCGTATTCCGGGCTGGGCTGGCCGGCTCGGCCTCATCGGTGGTCGTGTACTGGCACCGTTTGCACTCTGGCAAGGTGCTGACGCCGCGCCACTGTTGCAGGTCAGTCGTGGTGATGCCGAGGCGCGCGCCCGGCTTGAAAAAGGTAATTACCCTAACGATCAGGCCAGGATGCTTGATGCACTGAAATCCCGCCCGGGGCTCATGGATGCATGGGATGAAGTAAAAGCCTGGTGGGCTTCACCATCAAGTATCAGCATCCCTCAGTCTGCCAACGGTTACCCGGTGCCTCCGTTCGCGCAGCAGCCAGCGGCGCAGCCCCTCATCAACATCACCACCCAGCTACAGGTCGATGGCCGGGTACTGGCAGAGGTTGTTAACGAAGCTAACGGCCAGTCTGCTGCGCGTGGGCCGCAGGGAGGACCGCACTGATGGCATGGGAAACAGACCTGCAGGACGCCAGCTTCCGGGGCGTCGCGTTCGATATCATTACCGCGCGTGACAGCGTGCAGCGCGATATCGCCCAACATGAATACCCGTATCGCAACGGGGCTAATATTGAAGACCTCGGCGGTAAACCCCGTAGCCTGCAGTGCCAGGCGGTGTTCTTTGGTGACGACTACGAAAGCAGGCTGCAGGCGTTTATCGCCGCCCTCGATACGCGTGGCCCGGGCGAGCTGATTCACCCTGTGTTCGGCTCCATGCCGGATATGTTGTGTTACGTCTACCAGGTAAACCACGACGCGGAGAACCCCGATTACTGCACCGTTGATCTGCAGTTCCTGCAGGATGGTCTGGATGTCGAGTTCTTTGTACGCGAGTGGCCACTCAGCCAGGCTGACGCCATCTTTAACCAGGCCCAGGGGATTCTCGATAACGCCGCGACGCTGCTGGATAACGCCATGAAGCCGCTACGAACGGCGCGGCAGTATCTGGCCCGGGCCAAAGCGCTGGGCGTGACGGCGCTGAATATGGTTGCTGTTCTGCGCGGCGATATCACCGGTTTTATCAGCAGCACCACCGATTTTGTGAATTTCCCGTCGGCCTTTATGAACGATATTCAGTCAGCCCTTAGCCTGCAGAGCTCAGCGGCGATGAGCTCTATCAGCAGCGACTCTGCCGTCTATGCGTCAGCGCCGGCCGTGGTCATCGCGGACTGGGCGGCGGTAAAAACACAGGCCGATGAAGTGGCCGCACTGCCGGCGGGTCTGGTCACTGGCGATGTAACCGCATCAGTCGAGATGCCGGCGAACGTGACCACCAGTGATATCCGCGAGCTCATCGCGATGACCATGATCAGCGTGGCCATCGAGCTGGCGCAGCAGGCGTCAGACCTTCTTAGTGATGAGACCATCACGGCTTCACTCAGTCCCGCTGATATCAGTCTGATCGCCGGTGATGCCCGTCAGGCGGTACAGAACGCCATCGACAGCGTGCGCAGTACCTGGGCGGCGGAGATGGAAAACGTCAGCAGTTCAGAGACGTCGATCGCCCTGCAGTATCAGCCGGTGATTGATGGCCTGCGCGATACTGCGCTATCCCTGCAGTCGATGGCTGTGGCCCTGATTAATGCCCGGCCGCCGATGATTCAGCGCACTGTGGCCAGCGCCTCGAACCTGCACCTGCTTGCGCACCTGTGGTACGGCGACTACACCCGCGCCGGCGAGCTGAAGCTCCTGAATCCGTCCCTCCGGGACCCTAACAACATCATCCCGGGGGACGTGCTGAATGGCTACGCAGAATAAACAGGCCGCGCAGGATATCGACCTCGACAAAGTCTCTGTGATCGTCGGTGGTAAGGTGCATTCCGACTGGTCCGGCTACGGTATCGACAGCGACTTTCTTATCCCCGCCGATGCCTGGTCGATGCGTCTCGGTCTGCCGGCCGGCATCTTCCCTGAAGGCGTGGCCCGGGGTGTTCCTGTTCAGGTTCGCGTCGGGCCGGATGTTGTGATGTCCGGGCGCATAGACCGGGTTTCCCGTACAGTCAGCCGGGATCAGGTATCGCTGTCCGTCACCGGCCGTGACGGTGCAGCCATCCTGGTGGACTGCGCATCACCTTTGCTGACCAGCCGTCAGGCCAGCCTGGAAGAAGTCATCGCCCAGGTCGTGCGGCCGCTGGGTATCAAAAACATCGAGCTGCACGCCGAGAGCTCGATCCGCAATGACAAAATCACCACCGAACCGGGCGAGCGTGCCTGGGATATCCTGTTGCGGGCCTGTGCCGGTCGCGGGCTCTGGCCGTGGTTCCGCCCGGATGGCACGCTGGTTATCGGTGGCCCGGATTACACCACTGCGCCGGTGGCCACGCTGGTGATGCGCCGTTCCGGCGAGGGCAATAACCTGCTCAGCCTCACCGATGAAAGCAGCATGGAGCGCAGCTTCTCCCGGCTCACCGTGCTGGCGCAGGGGCATGCACATTCGACTAACAACAAGAAAGAACTGGGGATAGTTGATGTTGACAGTGTGACCACTGCGACTGTGGCAGAAGATGATGACACCGCGATCGAGATGGAAACCGGCATCGCCGAGACCGGACAGCACGGTCTGCAGTTTATCGTTGAGGATCCGACGGTCACGTATTACCGGCCGCAGGTGGTGGTTATGCATGACGCCGATGACCTGGACCAGGTCCGCTACCGCGCCCGCAAGATGATGGCCGATGCTCGCCTGGAGGGTTACAGCCTGATTGCCCGGGTTCAGGGCCACCGTACCAGCGACGGCGTGTTATGGGAGCCCGGGCAGCGCATCCACGTTATCAGCGAGCCTCACGGCATCGATGCCGTCTATTTTCTGATGGGGCGGGAGTTCACCGGCGGACGTCCGGGCGGCGCGGTGACCACGCTCAGGCTGAAAGAAGACGGCGTCTGGATACCTGACGCGTGGCCGAAGAAGAAAAAGGCCCGTAAGGGACGGAAAAAGAAAAAACTGGAAACGGGAATAGTCGATGTGGAACCAGGTTGATCAACGTATCCGCTCCGCACTGCGCGGTATCAGGCTCGCTTTCAGGGGGCGTTTAACCCGTGTTAAAAGCGATTTAAGTATCCAGCAGGTGCAGGTTAACGGCCTCGCCGGCGAGAAGCTGCAGGACGCCGAACTGTTCCAGCACTTCGGGTTTACCAGTTGCCCGCCTGCCGGCACTCAGTGTATCGTGCTCCCTATCGGTGGCCAGACGTCCCATTCCATCATCATCGCCACGGAGAACGGCGCATACCGCCTGCAGGTGGCGAGCGGTGAAGTGGCCATCTACTCTGACGAAGGCGCTTTTGTGCATATCAAAAAGGGCCGTATTGTCGAGGTGGAGTGCGACGAGTACCACGTGAAGACAAAAAAATATACCGTGGACGCAGAGGACTATGGCGTCACCGCCACCGCCGGCGCAACATTTGAGACGCCATTACTCAAAGCCTCTGACCAGCTGGCCGACGGTAAATCGACGCTCGATGCGATACGCGAGACCTATGATGACCATGACCACGAACATGGCGGCGACGCCGGCACAACGGATAAACCGAACCAGCAGATGTAACCCCCTCCGAACCCACTGAACCTCTTCAGCTTAATCCGTGTATACCGCGCTGCCATCATGGCAGCGTGGACAGACTATTAGACCCGACAACCGGCGACTACGCCGGCACGAGCACCAGCACCCTGGCTAACGCAGTGTATCTGCGTCTGACCATCCCGCTCGGCTCGTGGTGGGCGCAGCCGGCTGTCGGTTCAAAGCTTTACCTGCTGAGGAGAGAGAAAGATGTAACCCGCGTACATAAGCTCGCTCGCCAGTATGCCGAAGAGGCGCTGGCACCGCTGACGGCCGATACCGACGGTCGGGCAAAAAGTATCACAGTAGAAACCTTTCAGGGGGAGCCGGGCTGGCTCCTTTTGTTGATCACCGTTATTCAGGCCGATGGTATTACCGTCACCTTTAAGCATTTTGTGAGGGTTATTTAATGCCGTTTATCACGCCGACGTTTGACAATATCCGCAGTGATATTCTGCGCGATATTAAAAACCTGAATACAGACGCGGATATCGGCGTTGACAGCGACTTATATATCCGGGCCAGCGCAGTAGCCAGCGTGGCCACCGGTATTTATCAGTATCAGGGCTGGATAGTTCGCCAGATATTTCCCGACACCGCCGATACCGAGTTTCTCGAATGGCACGCCCGCACACGCGGCTTGTATCGCAAGTCGGCCACTACGGCCAGCGGCACCCTGACGGTCACCGGCGAACCCGGCGCGACGGCAGCGGCCGGCTACAGTGTGACGCGCGGTAGCCTGACGTATACCACCACGGCTGCCGTGACGCTTGATAGTGACGGTAACGGCACGGTAGCGGCGAGCTATTCCACTGCCGGCGCTGCCGGTAATACCACGGCTATCACAACAGGCACGTTTACCAGCACGCCGACAGGGTTCGACAGTACCGTTATTATCGGGATTATGTCCGGGGGGACTGACCAGGAATCGGATACCGAGCTGCTGGACCGTCTGCTTGACATTATTCGTCGCGCTCCAGCCGGCGGGAATAAGTACGACTACCGCCGCTGGGCGATGTCCGTGGATGGCGTCACGGCCGCTTATGTTTATCCTCTGCGGCGCGGTCTGGGTACCGTTGATGTGGTTATTACCTCGGCCGACGGCTTACCCTCAGCCGAAATTATCGCCGCCACGCAGGCATATATCGACGATGTACGTCCGGTAACGGCAAAGAACTGCCTGGTACTGGGGCCAACGATTAAAACGGTAGACCTCGTTATTCAGGTTTCGCTTGATGGTGTAACAATTGATGTGGCGCGTGAAAATATTATTTCCACGCTGACCGACTATATCAATAAATTACCGCCGGGTGAGCCCTTTATTCGTTCTCAGGCCGAGATGTTAATTTCTATCGTGACCGGTGTCGTGGACCGTGTCATCGTCTCGCCGACGTCGAACGTATTTCCTGACGTCAGTGAAACCGTCGTGGAATGGATCCGTGTCGGCAGCATCGAGGTATCGCAGCTATGAGCAATGCGAAGAGCCTCTTATCCCTGTTACTGCCGCCGGTTGCCTACGATACGCAGCAGCCAGCCCTATCTGCTGAGTTATCGGCAGAAGGTAACGCATTCGATGCAACGGATGAATCCGCAAATAATGCACTGAATGCTGTTGCACCATTTTTTGCTGATAACCTGCTGACAGACTGGGAGCGTGTTTTAGATGTCACGCCTAATGAGGATGACGGTTATCAGCAGCGTCTCGATCGCGTCCTGATTAAGCTGTCAGAAATTGGTGGTTTAAGTATTCCGTATTTCATCACCATGGCCAGCAGGATTGGTTACACCATCACCATTGATGAATTACAGCCCTTCAGGGTCGGTTCCAGTCGCTGCGGTGACACGCTCTATATCGACGATATTATTTTTACGTGGCGGGTAAACGTCTATGGGTTAGAGGTTCCGCTTTATTATTTCCGCACCGGGACTTCCCGTGTTGGCGAACGGCTCATGACGCTGGGCGATAAAGTTCTTGAAACGACATTCAATGAATTAAAGCCCGCACATACCCTTTGTTATTTCCTCTACGAATCCGAAATGACCTATCCGCTTTATCTGGATGGTTCATTTGCGCTGGATGGCGAACAGCCAATGACCGGCTACGTAGAAAAAACCAACGATTAACGGAGTATTATATGCAAAGCCTGATGCCTCCGGTTGATGCGCCAAATAATGAATTCAGCGACGGTAACCCCTCGCTGGGGACGCTGGGAACCATTGTCAGAGCATTGTTCCTGAATAATGTGCAGGGTGCCATCCGGTCTGTACAAAGTGAACTGCTGTCTATTCTGGCTGCTGCAAATATCAATCCTGATGGCGACAGTAATACGCAGGTTTTGCAGGCCATTAATAAAATCATGGTCGATTCAAATATGTCGGTACCTTACGGCATACCGCTACCCTGGCCAACCAGTACACCGCCGACGGGATATTTAATCTGCAACGGTGCGTCATTCAGCGCGGCGACCTATCCGAATCTGGCTGCAGTTTATACCGGGGGCGTGTTACCTGATTTACGGGGACAAACCATCAAAGGGTTACCGGCCTCTGGCCGTGCGCTGCTCAGTCTTGAAGCTGACGGCAATAAAACGCATACCCATGGAGCATCAGCGTCCCAGACTGACCTGGGCACAAAAACCACCAGCGAAGACAACGAGCACGATCACGGCTGGGGGTCCGCGATGCAAAAACAAGGTGGCAGCGACCAGGAAGTTGGTAGCAATGGCGGTACTGGATTCGGGCGGACCTCTGTGCAACCCCCGCATTCACACACAGTTTATATCGGCCCACATGGTCACACGATAACTATTGATGCGTCCGGTAATTCCGAAACCACGGTTAAAAACATGGCATTTCATTATATTGTGAGGGCGGCATAATGTCTGGAGATATTAAAGCAGTATTTGACAGCAATCTGATTGCAACTCAGGCAGGTACTGTTCAGGTATTTCATTTTGATATGACTTCCCGTGAGTTTATCGGTACCGAGGATGTTTATATTCATTTTGGTGTCGGACTGCCTGCATTTTCATGCCTTGAAGAACCACCGGTACAAAGTGAATATCAGGTTGCTGTTCGTTCTGAAGATAATTCGTCCTGGTCTGTTACTGATGATTATCGCGGTATCACCGTCTATGACATTCAGACGCTGGCCAGCCACGTTATTACCGAGCCCGGCCCCATACCTGACACTGTAACCACCTCTGCACCATCAACCCCATACGACAAATGGGACGGCTCTGCCTGGGTAACCGACGCAGACGCTCAGCATGCGGCTGATGTTGCTGTTGCTGATTTGCAGAAAAAAGAGCTGATTGCTCAGGCATCGGCTGATATTTCCATTCTTCAGGATGCAGTGGCTCTTAATATGGCGACTGATGAAGAAAAATCCCGACTGACTTCTTTGCAGGCGTACCGAGTGCTAATTAACCGTGTTGATACTTCGCTTGCCCCTGATATTGTCTGGCCGCTTATTACCTATTCGGAGGTTGATAATGGCTAGTTTACCTGAAACATCAGCATGGGAATCCGGTATTCATCAACTTGAAGAGTCAGAAAGAGCTAAAGCTGGTCCTGGTGGTATATTGAACCTTCAGGCGTTACAACTTGCCAATAGGACTAACTGGCTACGTAATCTGGTAGAATCAGCCAGTGATTACCGTGAATATACGTTCTATAAAACTGTATCAGACCCGGATGGTACAATCACAGGCCTGGCTAATACGCCGCGTGGTAAAATATTTCGTGTTGCTGAGGGAGTTGGCAGCAGTTTGTCCTTCAATTATTACCTCAATGATGATGGAGTGGCATTTAACATTGCATCCATGCCTGGCATGGGGTCAATAACTAATAACGTCCGCTTTTATACCATCTTGCCTGAGGCTCAAAATGATGTTCTTGTCGGCAATATTCTGAATGCTTCTAAATGCTGGGTAACGAGCATTGAAGATATCACCCTTGCAGACGAGTATATCAACAACGGCGGTACGCTGGAGGCTACCGGGCGGAAAATTCCGTCGCAAGCGATCATTGACTTACTCCTGAGCATTATTCAGCAAATGCAAGGTCAGTCTCTCTATCGTGATGGTGTGGCCGGTTTTTCTGTCCCTGTTTTATCTGCAGACGGGACGGTGGTTGGATTCAAAGATGACGGGTCCCTTGCTGTCGGAGGCGTCGAAATACCGAGTTTCGAAAAAATCCCTCCTCGCGATGCCCCACTTTGTGTCCCCATCGTCGATTCGACACTGGATGGGTTCGTCGGTATCGGCTTTAACCCTAAAACAGGATTAACGTTCGCGCTACTGGATGATGATTCCGTAGCGTATATCGCTGACCGAATCGGCGGAGGCGGAACTACTGTCCCAGACATCCGTGGGGAATGGGGGGCACGTGTTTTTAATCCCCGGCACTATATCGGCGACGAATTCAATACGGCATCAATTTTAGATAAAGGCTCTCGCACTTTCGACGCGCGCCAACTGCGTGATGGTGTACAGGATACGCTGGTTATGGCCTCGCCCCTGGCTACGGCAATCCGCATTGCGCTCGTATACGGGCAGTCAAATGCCGGGCTGGGAGGCTCAACCGGCCGCATTGTTGATACTGCACCCTGGGCTTTTTCTACATGGGGTTTTTCGGGAGTCAACGGCAGCAGCCAGCAGGGGACGGTTCATCTATCCCCTGCATCACTCACCGATTTCGTACCAGCGCTGGATTACTCTGCGGCGCAGTCCCCGGCAATTTGCTCGGTGTACAGCATTACGCAACGAAACGCAGAGCTTGGACGGGATGACCCCGGCTATATTGCCGCAACAGCCTGGCATGGTAGTCAGCCAATCAGCTCATTTTACCCAAATGCACAGTCAGGCTACTGGAACTACGAGAATGCCGTGACGTTCCTGCAACGTGCTGTAGAGATTGCTGCGGAGTATGGGCGTACAGCTATTCTTGACGTGCTGCAATGGATTCAGGGAGAGGCAGGACCGACCGGGCGGGAGAACTACGCCACGCAGCTGAATGATTTGTTCAATACGGTTCTTCCCGGTTTTAAAGCAGCAACTGGTCAGGCTGGTGACGTTAAGGTCGCTATCTGGCAAACCAACATGAGCAAAGCAGCTAGCGGAGAGAACTACGCCAGCCAGGGACAATGGGACGTAGCCAACAACCGTTCTGATTGTTTCCTCGCAGGGCCTATGTATCAGTTTAAACTCGGCGACGAGTCAACAGGCCCGAGTACGGTCCACACCGGGCCTGAGGGTCGCCTGATGCTGGGTGAAACCTACGCGGACGTTTACAGCAGTATCGTGGATAAAGGGGGATGGCAACCGGTACAGCCTGCATCTGCCGTACTGACCGGCAACGTTATTGATGTGACGTTAGAGGGGACACCACTGGAGCAGTTCGGTGCGAAACTCGAAATCGATAGCGATTGGGTGCCTGATACGCTTAACCATGGATTTTCTTTCCCCGGCGCGACCATCACAGCTGTTGAAGTCACTGGAGTCAAAACAGCGCGCCTGACACTTTCGTCAGCGCCGGCGGCAGGTAACAGAACGCTGCGATATGCGATCGACGCATTTGATGATGTCACGTACTGGCCGACTCGCCGCGGTAACCTCATGGTCGAAACCAACCGAAAATCCTGGTGGAACGGGCAGGGGGTGAATATCCCGCGCAACGTTCGTCACTATTTAATCCGATTTGAGATCACAGTTACGGAGTAACTATTATGGCCGGTTTTAGAATTCCTCAACGATTTAACAATCCCGCATTACTGCCTGGGGGAAGTATCGCAGAGGCTTTAAAAGCCGATACGGGATTGCTTCACTGGTTTCAGGCTGACGCCAGCCATGTGACACTGAGTGGAAACGATATCCTTTCGTTTAATGACAGAAAAGACACAGCCAGCAAACTTACTCGCTCATCCGATACCTCCGGGGCAACCTTGGTAAGTGAATTGTTCGGGGACTATTCTGGGGCCAGATTTAATTCATCAGAGTCGGATCGCTCGATCTTCAATGGCGATGCACTGGATTTAACTCAGTCATTTAGTTGGGCTGGTGTTGCAACACTACGTACTCTGGCGGCAACCAGCAACCTTTGCGGTACTTTCACATCCCAATCAGTACGGGCCATTCTCAATGTATCGGTATCCGGTGGTAATGCAGGAAAATTAACGTTTCAGGTTGGTACGGCGACATGTGTTGGCCCGACGCTGGAGTTGGATACGCCGTTTGCGTTCGTATGTGGATACGACGGCACAAATATTTTCCTGCGCGTTAACGGCATCGCCTCCTCTGTCGCCGCTGCCGGCAGTCCGTCATTATCAGCATTTGCCCTTGGCGCATTACCAGGCGGATCACAGTTCTGGGATGGTGATGTAGGTGATTTATTTATGTGCAACGTTGCGCTGAATACAACAGATGGAGCCACTCTACTGAATAAAATTAAAGCATACCTTAAAGCCTGTTATGGAGTTACGCTTTAGAGCGTATAGGGTAG includes these proteins:
- a CDS encoding phage tail tape measure protein, producing MRALQLAMTLMAKDQGSKVLRQTLADVLKQTNANKKAEEEAARVREQSAQSGIRASRTLQQEYQRAANARSVLGIRSERDIQREIAQTQAAYNRLLRTGTLTANEQTRAFRAMTNQVAQLRTELNGAGQSMSRMERARMWGGNVTAFAGGIAAAGAIVAPSVRNQMTYQQRLAMMANTAFADDNLAGRQAGMQSMDKLIRRAVSVGGGSKETAADTLDTLLASGAVDYGSAERLLPTLQKYSTATGADSKDLAMIAIRLKQTFGLNDGDIPKALNMAISAGQAGSFELADMAKFLPAQLANASNAGMRGLDDFASLLGFNQAAAITAGSSDQAGTNVTQLLAKITSQDAANAAARIVYNGKGIDLPGSIVAAQGKGLNALDAFSGIVDKIVASNPAYQKLEKQLAGTTDGSTRQQIMASQAKVLEGSSVGRIIADQQALMALVAYRANRKYAYDVRDSANLQRDLPEGQTAGEQNFELIKGTNLFKVNQLNNTRDFAQMDSIQPLSDVLGKLSGELNDYAGAYPGLTKALAGAETAIKAMTAAAWAFAGIKFLSSAGAAATAGGTAAAGAGAASRIPGWAGRLGLIGGRVLAPFALWQGADAAPLLQVSRGDAEARARLEKGNYPNDQARMLDALKSRPGLMDAWDEVKAWWASPSSISIPQSANGYPVPPFAQQPAAQPLINITTQLQVDGRVLAEVVNEANGQSAARGPQGGPH
- a CDS encoding baseplate J/gp47 family protein, with amino-acid sequence MPFITPTFDNIRSDILRDIKNLNTDADIGVDSDLYIRASAVASVATGIYQYQGWIVRQIFPDTADTEFLEWHARTRGLYRKSATTASGTLTVTGEPGATAAAGYSVTRGSLTYTTTAAVTLDSDGNGTVAASYSTAGAAGNTTAITTGTFTSTPTGFDSTVIIGIMSGGTDQESDTELLDRLLDIIRRAPAGGNKYDYRRWAMSVDGVTAAYVYPLRRGLGTVDVVITSADGLPSAEIIAATQAYIDDVRPVTAKNCLVLGPTIKTVDLVIQVSLDGVTIDVARENIISTLTDYINKLPPGEPFIRSQAEMLISIVTGVVDRVIVSPTSNVFPDVSETVVEWIRVGSIEVSQL
- a CDS encoding phage tail protein produces the protein MATQNKQAAQDIDLDKVSVIVGGKVHSDWSGYGIDSDFLIPADAWSMRLGLPAGIFPEGVARGVPVQVRVGPDVVMSGRIDRVSRTVSRDQVSLSVTGRDGAAILVDCASPLLTSRQASLEEVIAQVVRPLGIKNIELHAESSIRNDKITTEPGERAWDILLRACAGRGLWPWFRPDGTLVIGGPDYTTAPVATLVMRRSGEGNNLLSLTDESSMERSFSRLTVLAQGHAHSTNNKKELGIVDVDSVTTATVAEDDDTAIEMETGIAETGQHGLQFIVEDPTVTYYRPQVVVMHDADDLDQVRYRARKMMADARLEGYSLIARVQGHRTSDGVLWEPGQRIHVISEPHGIDAVYFLMGREFTGGRPGGAVTTLRLKEDGVWIPDAWPKKKKARKGRKKKKLETGIVDVEPG
- a CDS encoding phage GP46 family protein, with translation MDRLLDPTTGDYAGTSTSTLANAVYLRLTIPLGSWWAQPAVGSKLYLLRREKDVTRVHKLARQYAEEALAPLTADTDGRAKSITVETFQGEPGWLLLLITVIQADGITVTFKHFVRVI
- a CDS encoding phage tail protein, with product MALEEYVGSIVLYVDGQEIEVTDIRPQTNTGRKLVKTMNRTGRAKGYAKGIAEHQLQITVVMPKNVAQPDWDEMVGAKLTTMDMDGNPLYSYLDCFSTQTGEQYTVDNEARRDITIQSLRKVQG
- a CDS encoding DNA circularization N-terminal domain-containing protein encodes the protein MAWETDLQDASFRGVAFDIITARDSVQRDIAQHEYPYRNGANIEDLGGKPRSLQCQAVFFGDDYESRLQAFIAALDTRGPGELIHPVFGSMPDMLCYVYQVNHDAENPDYCTVDLQFLQDGLDVEFFVREWPLSQADAIFNQAQGILDNAATLLDNAMKPLRTARQYLARAKALGVTALNMVAVLRGDITGFISSTTDFVNFPSAFMNDIQSALSLQSSAAMSSISSDSAVYASAPAVVIADWAAVKTQADEVAALPAGLVTGDVTASVEMPANVTTSDIRELIAMTMISVAIELAQQASDLLSDETITASLSPADISLIAGDARQAVQNAIDSVRSTWAAEMENVSSSETSIALQYQPVIDGLRDTALSLQSMAVALINARPPMIQRTVASASNLHLLAHLWYGDYTRAGELKLLNPSLRDPNNIIPGDVLNGYAE
- a CDS encoding phage baseplate assembly protein V, producing MWNQVDQRIRSALRGIRLAFRGRLTRVKSDLSIQQVQVNGLAGEKLQDAELFQHFGFTSCPPAGTQCIVLPIGGQTSHSIIIATENGAYRLQVASGEVAIYSDEGAFVHIKKGRIVEVECDEYHVKTKKYTVDAEDYGVTATAGATFETPLLKASDQLADGKSTLDAIRETYDDHDHEHGGDAGTTDKPNQQM